A single Thermoanaerobacterium sp. RBIITD DNA region contains:
- the fliW gene encoding flagellar assembly protein FliW yields the protein MQISTKNFGQVQYNSEDIIHFDDGIPGFEGFKDFILLSTDEDTPFKWLQSLDDANIAFVILDPKVIKPDYAVNLDEGTIKSLEIEDINHILTYVIVVIPEEIKKMTANLKAPVIINAKNNKAVQLVLDDDRYMIKHPILEELKNAHTHS from the coding sequence ATGCAAATATCCACAAAAAACTTTGGACAAGTCCAGTACAATTCCGAGGATATAATCCACTTTGATGATGGAATACCAGGTTTCGAGGGATTCAAAGACTTTATTCTGTTAAGCACCGATGAGGATACCCCATTCAAATGGCTGCAGTCCCTCGATGATGCAAATATAGCCTTTGTTATACTTGACCCAAAGGTAATAAAACCAGATTATGCCGTAAATCTTGATGAAGGTACAATAAAATCCCTTGAAATAGAAGACATAAATCATATCCTTACATATGTGATCGTTGTAATACCAGAAGAGATAAAAAAGATGACAGCAAACTTAAAAGCCCCTGTAATCATAAATGCCAAAAACAATAAAGCTGTGCAGCTTGTACTTGATGATGATAGATATATGATAAAACATCCTATACTGGAGGAACTGAAAAATGCTCATACTCACTCGTAA
- a CDS encoding TIGR03826 family flagellar region protein codes for MNLRNCKRCGKLYTYNGIDICPECYKKDEEDFKKIRDYIDANPSATMIEVSRATEVTIKKIMDFLKEGRLILGSQNINIILKCERCGRQILSGRYCEDCSREIEKTLRKGLFNNINTEGSDDQDKLYLRDRIKNNRKRI; via the coding sequence ATGAATTTAAGAAATTGTAAAAGATGTGGGAAATTATATACATACAATGGTATAGACATATGTCCTGAATGCTATAAAAAAGATGAGGAAGACTTCAAAAAGATTAGGGATTATATTGATGCGAATCCATCAGCAACAATGATAGAGGTATCACGTGCGACAGAAGTGACAATAAAAAAGATAATGGACTTTCTAAAAGAAGGAAGGCTTATATTAGGATCACAAAACATCAATATTATACTAAAATGCGAAAGATGTGGGAGACAGATATTATCTGGAAGGTATTGCGAAGACTGTTCGAGAGAAATTGAAAAAACACTTAGGAAGGGATTATTTAACAATATTAATACAGAAGGCAGCGACGATCAAGATAAGCTATATTTAAGAGATAGAATTAAAAATAATAGAAAGAGAATATAG
- a CDS encoding flagellar protein FlgN, whose protein sequence is MQNINDLIDVLNGEMLLYKDLLEISVKKTDIIVQGKIAELDNITKVEGNIFMKLAKLEEEREEILKKYDEGEKITVTKLCKLLPNDEGENLKNVSKNLSEILKKLQEQNSLNKSLLQQSLEYINYSIGVISSNLEQDNGIYGDKGGIKHYNSLIDKKA, encoded by the coding sequence ATGCAGAATATCAATGACCTTATTGATGTATTGAATGGGGAAATGCTTTTATATAAAGATTTACTTGAAATATCAGTGAAAAAGACGGATATTATAGTTCAAGGAAAGATAGCAGAACTTGATAACATAACAAAAGTTGAAGGAAATATATTCATGAAACTTGCAAAGCTCGAAGAAGAAAGAGAAGAAATATTAAAGAAGTATGATGAAGGGGAAAAAATTACTGTAACAAAATTATGTAAATTATTGCCAAATGATGAAGGGGAAAATCTTAAAAATGTAAGTAAAAATTTATCAGAAATCTTAAAAAAACTTCAAGAACAAAATAGCCTTAATAAATCGTTATTACAACAATCACTCGAATATATTAATTATTCCATTGGGGTCATATCAAGTAATTTGGAGCAGGATAATGGGATTTACGGGGATAAAGGCGGCATTAAACATTATAACAGCTTAATCGATAAAAAAGCATAA
- a CDS encoding ATP-dependent RecD-like DNA helicase — translation MVEIEGTVEEIIYKNDQNGYAVLEINSKEDSITVVGYMPYVGIGETLKIEGEWTTHPDYGEQIKVSKYEMVAPATLYGMERFLSSGLIRGIGPVMAKKIVTKFGLESLNIIETHPERLTEIPGIGDERVKMISESYEKQKGLREVMVFLQGYGISTTNAIKIYKQYGDDSINLIKQNPYRLSDEIFGIGFRTADKIASSMGVDAHSAYRISSGARYVLMQYAANGHTYVPMDLLAKETARLLDVTEDEVNDSLVLLVQNGKAMFETFEDGSHGVYYIPYYTAETNTADKIMKMTLTDVKPGDIDIKKEISKIENEMGIRLAENQKIAVEESIKNSILIITGGPGTGKTTIINFIIKLFKKFGKSVALAAPTGRAAKRMSEATGYEAKTIHRLLEYSYSDEEGRGFGKDDKDPITEDVIIIDEASMIDILLMNALLKAIPLSSRLILVGDVDQLPSVGAGNVLRDIIDSGLVKVIRLKEIFRQGKESLIVVNAHKINNGEYPTFNDKENDFFFINANSQEDILKIILDLNKRRLPDAYGFDPMSDIQVLSPMRKGLIGVVNLNNELQKCLNPPKKGLNEKPMKDFIFRVGDRVMQIKNNYKMKWVKGDEKGEGVFNGDMGVIESIDNDAQELNVYFDDDKYVKYDFSDIDELNLSYCVTVHKSQGSEFPAVIMPMSFGPPMLLTRNLLYTAVTRAKKLVVIVGQEKYLKHMVDNNLISKRYSGLLPKLRKALSFMVEN, via the coding sequence ATGGTTGAAATAGAAGGTACGGTTGAAGAAATAATATATAAGAATGATCAAAATGGATATGCAGTACTTGAAATAAATTCGAAAGAAGACTCCATTACTGTAGTTGGATATATGCCATATGTCGGTATCGGTGAGACTTTAAAAATTGAAGGCGAATGGACAACACACCCAGATTATGGTGAGCAGATTAAGGTTTCAAAATATGAAATGGTTGCACCCGCAACGCTTTATGGCATGGAAAGGTTTCTCTCATCAGGCCTTATAAGAGGCATAGGACCTGTTATGGCTAAAAAGATAGTTACAAAATTCGGTCTTGAATCACTTAATATAATAGAGACACATCCTGAAAGGCTTACAGAAATACCGGGTATAGGCGATGAAAGAGTCAAAATGATATCAGAATCCTATGAGAAGCAAAAGGGACTTCGTGAAGTAATGGTATTTTTGCAAGGCTATGGCATATCTACTACAAATGCCATAAAGATATATAAACAATACGGAGACGATTCAATAAACCTAATAAAGCAAAATCCGTATAGGCTATCTGATGAGATATTTGGCATCGGATTTCGTACTGCTGACAAGATTGCATCTAGTATGGGTGTCGATGCACATTCAGCATATAGGATATCTTCTGGTGCGAGATATGTTTTGATGCAATACGCCGCAAATGGCCATACATACGTACCTATGGATTTGCTTGCAAAAGAGACTGCAAGATTACTCGATGTAACTGAGGATGAAGTAAATGATTCCCTTGTATTATTAGTACAAAACGGAAAGGCTATGTTTGAAACATTTGAAGATGGATCACATGGCGTTTATTACATTCCATATTATACTGCAGAAACAAATACTGCCGATAAAATAATGAAGATGACATTGACAGATGTAAAACCAGGCGACATCGATATAAAAAAAGAAATATCGAAAATAGAAAACGAGATGGGAATAAGATTAGCTGAAAATCAAAAAATCGCAGTAGAAGAATCTATAAAGAATTCTATACTTATTATAACAGGTGGTCCTGGGACAGGGAAAACGACAATTATAAACTTTATCATAAAACTTTTTAAAAAGTTTGGTAAATCAGTAGCTTTGGCAGCTCCTACAGGAAGAGCTGCAAAAAGAATGAGTGAAGCTACAGGTTATGAAGCAAAAACAATACACCGATTACTTGAATATTCCTATTCGGATGAAGAAGGAAGAGGATTTGGCAAAGATGACAAAGATCCAATAACAGAAGATGTAATAATAATCGATGAAGCATCTATGATAGATATTCTCTTAATGAATGCTCTTTTAAAGGCTATTCCTTTAAGCTCGAGGCTAATACTTGTCGGAGATGTTGATCAATTGCCATCAGTAGGTGCCGGGAATGTATTGAGGGATATAATAGACAGTGGTTTAGTAAAAGTAATAAGGTTAAAGGAAATTTTTCGCCAGGGGAAAGAAAGCCTTATAGTTGTCAATGCCCACAAGATAAACAATGGAGAGTACCCTACATTCAATGATAAAGAAAATGATTTTTTCTTTATAAATGCAAATAGCCAAGAAGATATCTTAAAAATTATTCTGGACCTTAATAAAAGGAGACTTCCTGATGCATACGGTTTTGATCCCATGTCAGACATACAAGTATTAAGCCCTATGAGAAAGGGGCTTATAGGCGTTGTAAACCTCAATAACGAACTTCAAAAATGCCTTAACCCACCAAAAAAAGGATTAAATGAAAAACCTATGAAAGACTTTATATTTAGGGTTGGCGATAGAGTTATGCAAATAAAAAATAATTACAAGATGAAATGGGTAAAAGGTGATGAAAAAGGTGAAGGGGTTTTCAATGGGGACATGGGAGTTATAGAGTCTATCGACAATGATGCACAGGAACTAAACGTATATTTTGACGATGATAAATATGTAAAATACGATTTTTCTGATATAGATGAGCTAAATCTTTCATATTGTGTTACGGTTCATAAAAGCCAGGGAAGCGAATTTCCTGCCGTAATAATGCCTATGAGCTTTGGCCCACCAATGCTATTGACGAGAAATCTTTTGTATACAGCTGTAACAAGAGCCAAAAAATTAGTTGTAATTGTAGGACAAGAAAAATATTTAAAACATATGGTAGATAATAACCTAATATCAAAAAGATATTCGGGTCTTTTGCCAAAACTAAGAAAAGCATTAAGCTTTATGGTGGAAAATTGA
- the flgK gene encoding flagellar hook-associated protein FlgK, which yields MSTFQGLEIAKTGLFASQQALDLTGHNISNANTPGYTRQVIDLSAIAPSSTFGMYDQWGKAIGHGVNVDGYRQIRNQYLDMQYRRENKTLGEWETKSETLSAIESIFNEPSDSGIRTVLDDFFNSLQELSKNPESLTVRAEVRERGIALTDTLNSVYQHLDDKENELNNTIVSRVSEINSYADRISKLNNEIYRFELTGQTANDLRDQRNLLVDQLSKIVNITTYEDSNKNFRIDIGGQALVDGNNAYTMSVDEKGAVKWDLAGTDVNPSSGILKGLLDMRDGDGTNGIKGIPYYKEQWNMLAYNIATVFNAAHKVGYGLDNTTGVNFFNITGSYNPSVEYAHDIKVSSEILADNGLQKIAAAGDAASLPGDNSNAIKLIALRDQGVVGLNGASFDDFARSLISNLGVDAQQANMMKQNQDVMVKQVDLNRQSVSGVSLDEEMTNMIKYQKSYAASARMITTMDELLDTLINRMGVVGR from the coding sequence GTGTCTACATTTCAAGGATTAGAAATTGCAAAAACTGGGCTTTTTGCAAGCCAGCAAGCACTGGATCTAACAGGACATAATATTTCAAATGCCAATACACCCGGTTATACAAGACAAGTTATTGATTTGTCTGCGATTGCTCCATCTTCAACATTCGGTATGTATGACCAATGGGGTAAAGCGATTGGACATGGTGTCAATGTCGATGGTTATAGACAGATTAGAAATCAGTACCTTGATATGCAGTATAGGAGAGAAAACAAGACACTCGGTGAATGGGAGACAAAGTCAGAGACGTTGTCAGCAATAGAATCTATATTTAATGAACCATCAGATAGCGGTATTAGAACCGTACTTGATGACTTTTTTAATTCTCTGCAGGAGCTTAGTAAAAACCCTGAGAGTTTGACTGTAAGAGCAGAAGTAAGGGAAAGAGGCATTGCTTTAACAGATACGCTTAATTCAGTTTATCAACATCTTGATGATAAAGAAAATGAACTTAATAATACAATTGTAAGTCGGGTAAGTGAAATCAATTCATATGCAGATAGAATATCAAAGCTTAATAATGAAATATACAGGTTTGAACTCACAGGACAGACGGCCAATGACTTAAGAGACCAGAGAAATTTACTGGTTGACCAACTTTCAAAAATTGTAAATATAACTACATATGAAGATTCAAATAAAAATTTCAGAATAGATATTGGTGGACAAGCACTTGTTGATGGAAACAATGCATACACAATGAGTGTAGATGAAAAAGGCGCAGTAAAATGGGACCTTGCAGGAACAGATGTCAATCCATCAAGTGGCATATTAAAAGGGCTTTTAGATATGCGTGACGGAGACGGAACAAATGGAATTAAGGGGATACCATACTATAAAGAGCAGTGGAATATGTTAGCATATAATATTGCTACAGTTTTTAATGCTGCGCATAAAGTAGGTTATGGACTCGATAACACAACAGGAGTAAATTTCTTCAATATTACAGGATCATATAATCCATCAGTAGAATATGCTCACGATATAAAAGTATCATCGGAGATACTTGCGGATAATGGATTGCAAAAAATAGCTGCTGCGGGTGATGCAGCATCATTACCAGGTGATAACTCAAATGCAATAAAACTTATCGCATTAAGAGACCAAGGTGTTGTGGGATTAAATGGCGCATCATTTGACGATTTTGCCCGTTCACTAATCTCAAATCTTGGCGTAGATGCACAACAGGCGAATATGATGAAACAAAACCAAGATGTAATGGTAAAACAGGTTGATTTAAATAGACAATCAGTATCAGGAGTATCCCTCGATGAAGAGATGACAAACATGATAAAGTACCAAAAATCCTATGCAGCATCTGCAAGAATGATTACAACAATGGATGAACTTCTCGATACATTGATAAATAGAATGGGTGTAGTGGGAAGGTAG
- a CDS encoding ComF family protein: MIFLDLLFPPKINCILCGKIIKDGSVCEDCENKLPFITGNRCIVCGKPIELGEKCPDCKENDHIFKRNVSVFEYDDMMKSLIARFKYYKERQLSEFFAKYMHKYLLNTDIKFDVIVPVPLHKTKLDERGYNQAELLARELSYRFDIILSKPIRRIKNTRSQTALNKEERAKNLKGAFKVVYSEMVKNKTILLIDDILTTGSTLDECAKVLIESGAICVYTATIATGRNV, encoded by the coding sequence ATGATATTTCTCGATTTACTATTTCCACCAAAGATAAATTGCATACTTTGCGGCAAAATAATTAAAGATGGCAGTGTATGTGAAGACTGCGAGAATAAATTACCATTTATAACTGGTAATAGATGCATTGTATGCGGTAAGCCAATAGAATTAGGCGAGAAATGTCCTGATTGCAAAGAAAATGACCATATATTTAAACGAAATGTAAGCGTATTTGAATATGACGATATGATGAAGTCACTAATAGCAAGGTTTAAGTATTACAAAGAAAGACAGTTGTCTGAGTTTTTTGCAAAATACATGCATAAATATTTGCTTAATACGGATATAAAATTTGATGTCATAGTACCGGTACCACTCCATAAAACAAAACTTGACGAGAGAGGATACAATCAGGCAGAACTACTCGCAAGAGAACTATCATATAGGTTTGATATAATATTGTCAAAACCTATTAGGCGTATAAAAAACACTAGATCACAGACTGCTTTAAATAAAGAAGAAAGAGCCAAAAATTTAAAAGGAGCTTTTAAAGTTGTATATAGCGAAATGGTAAAAAATAAAACAATTCTTCTTATTGACGACATATTAACGACCGGATCTACTCTTGATGAATGTGCAAAAGTGCTCATTGAAAGTGGTGCTATATGTGTATATACAGCCACAATTGCTACGGGAAGAAATGTATGA
- a CDS encoding carbon storage regulator, translated as MLILTRKIGQSLIIGDDIEIKILSIDSENISIGITAPKNLSIVRKELLEVRDENKKAININKVTLRQIENFIKKD; from the coding sequence ATGCTCATACTCACTCGTAAGATCGGTCAATCATTGATTATAGGGGATGACATTGAGATAAAAATATTAAGCATTGATAGTGAAAACATAAGCATAGGAATAACTGCACCAAAAAATCTTTCCATAGTAAGAAAAGAACTCTTAGAAGTTAGGGATGAAAACAAAAAAGCCATAAATATAAATAAAGTAACATTAAGGCAGATAGAAAATTTTATCAAAAAAGACTAA
- a CDS encoding HD domain-containing phosphohydrolase has translation MNHYTENKIILHLLNALKNYHIETYLHSIRVAKLSFKVSKIIQLERSEQLYIYKGGLLHDIGKTMIPITILTKPEKLTDAEYDLIKLHSDYGANILKTLPPLIYLVPAVLYHHERLDGSGYPYGIKHIPFSAQIIAVCDSFDAMTNERSYTNKKLKNFYEAIQDLKNSGKKYNQIIVTTLENIVLNKKSNRIFII, from the coding sequence ATGAATCATTATACAGAAAATAAAATTATATTACATCTTTTAAATGCTTTAAAAAATTATCATATTGAAACATATCTACATAGTATCAGAGTTGCAAAATTATCCTTTAAGGTATCTAAAATTATTCAATTAGAAAGAAGTGAACAACTTTATATTTATAAGGGTGGTTTACTGCACGATATAGGAAAGACAATGATACCAATTACTATTTTGACAAAACCAGAAAAACTTACAGATGCTGAATATGACTTAATTAAATTACATTCTGATTATGGTGCTAATATACTAAAAACTCTTCCTCCCCTTATTTATTTAGTACCTGCAGTTTTGTATCATCATGAAAGGTTAGATGGTTCAGGGTATCCATATGGTATTAAGCATATTCCTTTCAGTGCTCAAATTATTGCGGTCTGTGATTCTTTTGATGCTATGACAAATGAGAGGTCATATACTAATAAAAAGTTAAAAAACTTCTATGAAGCAATACAAGATTTAAAAAACTCCGGTAAAAAATACAATCAAATTATAGTAACAACTCTCGAAAATATTGTTCTAAATAAAAAGAGTAACAGAATATTTATTATATAA
- a CDS encoding DUF6470 family protein yields MNISIHQTYGRIGIDTTPAEININNKNADLDIKQVPAKMEIDHKLPQVHIDQYQCFYESGLKSIFDLNHDEAGKSAEIGLEAIGKIVDDGDALASIENHQDVITELAQEAGIQDTNFNVDLMPKSRPKIWFDGYLNINWIEGGVEINAIPHKPEIKAIPGSINIYMIQYPSIKIDYVGKNFNRSI; encoded by the coding sequence ATGAACATATCAATACATCAAACATACGGCAGGATAGGTATCGATACTACTCCTGCCGAAATTAATATAAATAACAAAAATGCAGACCTTGATATAAAACAAGTACCAGCAAAAATGGAGATAGACCATAAGCTTCCACAAGTACACATTGACCAGTATCAGTGTTTCTATGAATCCGGTTTAAAAAGCATATTCGACTTAAACCACGATGAAGCAGGAAAAAGTGCTGAAATCGGTCTTGAGGCAATAGGCAAAATTGTAGATGATGGTGATGCATTGGCATCAATAGAAAACCATCAGGATGTTATTACAGAGCTCGCACAAGAAGCGGGAATCCAGGATACAAATTTCAATGTAGATCTTATGCCAAAATCAAGACCAAAAATTTGGTTTGATGGATATTTGAATATAAACTGGATTGAGGGCGGAGTAGAAATAAATGCAATACCGCATAAACCAGAAATCAAGGCTATACCCGGTAGTATCAACATATACATGATCCAGTATCCCTCAATAAAGATAGACTACGTCGGTAAGAACTTTAACCGATCAATATGA
- a CDS encoding FapA family protein gives MIIKANSLEEASQIAIDSFGSKKDFEIYTISPAKKLLGFIKLKGTYKVVLKKIINEKQNYIKDGYIEISSGKLTVKNPVNCSNYAKIIANNPNVDIYKNSIKMNGIFKVKEEDKIELIYNNIQPSVEIDVELSKDELEAKLIIKKSPGKTFYIKDVPKCKVLNLNMFLDFKEIPVPKIDFDKCYNKLIELKIMPDFIDKKAIYNLINSPYGGTSIVAKGKKPINGKDAKVQYYFKNHPYRNPEFLTENDINLYDHTIIPTVEIGDLLAVKTLPPLPGIDGITITGKIIKAKPGRDIPFTSGKGTSYLDNGTKIIAVSSGRPILKNGEISVIPILIISNNVSTETGNIYFDGDVIIKGDVLDNMKVISEGDIIIYGNALHCTIKASGNIKILSNAINSKIIAGSNILIHTTISPAFESILSYLGEIIKSLGSLKDFNYIKKRALFIKIISDYSSKVLSKIDEIENIIGLLESEEKKEISLFVKKIKITFFSISNFVPDSALLKLNTLYKELDNFILLLKNSYSKYGNIIFNYAQNSLILSNGSVYATGNGSFQSKIIAKYSIIFHKPSSIVRGGLLIAGKKMKLGIVGSPAGIPTYCKVIDKNGKISTSFCYDNATIKIDHNTKVYNNQK, from the coding sequence ATGATTATAAAGGCAAACAGCTTAGAAGAAGCATCTCAAATTGCTATAGATTCATTTGGATCAAAAAAAGATTTCGAAATCTATACCATTTCACCTGCTAAAAAATTATTGGGATTTATTAAACTAAAAGGTACATATAAAGTAGTTTTAAAAAAAATAATTAATGAAAAACAAAATTATATAAAAGATGGGTATATTGAAATATCTTCAGGAAAACTTACAGTTAAAAATCCTGTTAATTGCAGTAACTATGCAAAAATTATTGCCAATAACCCAAATGTCGACATTTACAAAAATAGCATAAAAATGAATGGAATTTTTAAAGTTAAAGAAGAAGATAAAATAGAATTAATATATAATAACATACAACCTTCTGTAGAAATAGATGTAGAGTTATCAAAAGATGAATTAGAAGCAAAATTAATAATTAAAAAAAGCCCTGGTAAAACTTTTTATATAAAAGATGTTCCAAAATGTAAAGTATTAAATCTTAATATGTTTTTGGATTTTAAAGAAATACCTGTTCCAAAAATTGATTTTGACAAGTGCTATAATAAGTTGATTGAGTTAAAAATTATGCCTGATTTTATTGACAAAAAGGCTATATATAATTTGATTAATTCTCCTTATGGTGGTACTTCTATAGTAGCCAAAGGCAAAAAACCAATTAACGGAAAAGATGCTAAAGTACAATATTACTTTAAAAACCATCCCTACCGCAACCCAGAATTTTTAACAGAAAATGATATAAATCTATATGATCATACTATCATTCCAACCGTAGAAATTGGTGATTTACTCGCTGTAAAAACATTGCCGCCTTTGCCTGGTATTGATGGCATTACAATAACAGGAAAAATAATCAAAGCTAAACCTGGTAGAGATATTCCTTTTACTTCTGGAAAAGGAACTTCTTATTTAGATAATGGTACAAAAATTATAGCAGTATCCTCTGGCCGACCAATATTAAAAAATGGTGAAATATCTGTTATTCCGATATTGATTATTTCTAATAATGTAAGTACTGAAACAGGAAATATATATTTTGATGGCGATGTTATAATAAAAGGTGACGTTCTTGATAATATGAAAGTAATTTCAGAAGGAGATATTATTATATATGGAAATGCCTTACATTGCACTATTAAGGCAAGTGGCAATATTAAAATTTTAAGCAACGCTATTAATAGTAAGATAATTGCTGGTTCAAATATATTGATACATACCACAATATCACCGGCATTTGAATCTATTTTGAGTTATTTAGGAGAAATTATTAAAAGTCTTGGCTCTTTAAAAGATTTTAATTATATTAAAAAAAGAGCTTTATTTATAAAAATAATATCTGATTATAGCTCTAAAGTTTTATCAAAAATTGATGAAATTGAAAATATAATAGGTTTATTAGAAAGCGAAGAAAAAAAAGAAATATCACTGTTTGTCAAAAAAATAAAAATAACATTTTTTAGCATAAGTAATTTTGTACCTGATTCTGCACTTTTAAAACTAAACACGCTCTACAAAGAGCTTGATAATTTTATTTTATTATTAAAAAATTCATATAGCAAATATGGTAACATAATCTTTAATTATGCTCAAAACTCCCTAATTTTATCAAATGGAAGTGTTTATGCTACCGGCAATGGTTCTTTTCAAAGCAAAATTATTGCGAAATATTCAATAATATTTCATAAGCCTTCAAGTATTGTAAGAGGAGGATTATTAATAGCCGGTAAAAAAATGAAATTGGGTATTGTAGGCTCACCTGCAGGTATTCCAACATATTGTAAAGTTATTGATAAGAACGGAAAAATTAGTACAAGTTTTTGTTATGATAATGCAACAATTAAAATCGATCATAATACAAAAGTATACAATAATCAAAAATAA
- the flgL gene encoding flagellar hook-associated protein FlgL produces MRVTNNMLIMNFMNDYNNNLERMQKDQDMLASGKRINKPSDDPVAVANSLRIRTDMSRNDAYTKNVDDAKSWLDLTDSSLGQIGDLLQRTRDLAVQGSNGTLTQTDMQNIAAEIDQLKKQMIQVGNTQYNGRYIFAGFKTDTQPFNETSNTYSGDNGTIKFEVGAGGNKMQINVTGDKVFDVSSGTSQLLNMMDNLKNALNSGDHQAVSNTIADIDKELENVLSIRADAGAKSNRLDLTKNRLQSDNYNFTTLLSKNEDADMAQVITNLKMDENVYRASLAAGARIIEPSLIDFLK; encoded by the coding sequence GTGCGCGTAACGAATAACATGCTTATTATGAACTTCATGAACGACTACAACAATAACCTTGAACGCATGCAAAAAGACCAGGACATGTTGGCATCAGGAAAAAGGATTAATAAACCATCAGATGACCCTGTCGCTGTCGCAAATAGCCTTAGGATAAGGACAGACATGTCAAGAAATGATGCATATACAAAAAACGTCGATGATGCAAAATCATGGCTTGATCTTACTGATTCATCACTTGGCCAGATAGGTGACTTATTGCAAAGAACGAGAGACCTTGCTGTACAAGGTTCTAATGGTACATTGACACAAACTGATATGCAGAATATAGCAGCAGAAATAGATCAACTGAAAAAGCAAATGATACAGGTGGGGAATACCCAGTACAACGGTAGATACATATTCGCAGGATTTAAGACAGATACACAGCCATTTAATGAAACATCAAATACATATAGCGGAGACAATGGAACAATAAAATTTGAAGTAGGTGCAGGCGGTAATAAAATGCAGATTAATGTAACTGGTGATAAAGTATTTGATGTATCAAGTGGCACATCACAGCTTTTAAATATGATGGATAATCTTAAAAATGCATTAAATAGTGGTGATCATCAAGCCGTGAGCAATACCATTGCTGATATTGATAAAGAGCTTGAAAATGTACTTTCAATAAGAGCAGATGCAGGTGCCAAATCAAATAGACTTGATTTGACCAAAAATAGGCTACAAAGCGACAATTATAACTTTACAACACTTCTTTCAAAAAATGAAGATGCAGATATGGCTCAAGTTATAACAAACCTAAAGATGGACGAAAATGTCTATAGAGCTTCTCTTGCAGCAGGTGCGAGAATAATTGAGCCTTCACTTATCGACTTCTTAAAATAG
- a CDS encoding flagellar biosynthesis anti-sigma factor FlgM, with amino-acid sequence MKIYNYNINNIYELYKDSNNERQTIRKSESLDKIEISNGASKIKKSFEDYEKTRETKIQNLKEMIDKGTYYVKSEDVAKAIIKGVILDKKI; translated from the coding sequence TTGAAAATTTATAATTATAATATTAACAATATTTATGAATTATATAAAGACTCTAATAACGAGAGGCAGACTATAAGAAAATCGGAAAGCCTCGATAAAATAGAAATATCAAATGGAGCATCGAAGATAAAAAAGAGCTTTGAAGATTATGAAAAGACAAGGGAAACTAAAATACAAAACCTAAAAGAAATGATTGATAAAGGCACATATTATGTAAAATCAGAAGATGTCGCAAAAGCGATAATTAAAGGGGTAATATTAGATAAAAAGATATAA